A region of Firmicutes bacterium HGW-Firmicutes-1 DNA encodes the following proteins:
- a CDS encoding BlaI/MecI/CopY family transcriptional regulator — MNTMPTISEAEYQVMKIIWANAPISTNEVIEKLVDTSTWSPKTIQTLLSRLVKKRVLDYKKDSRIFVYTPLVKEEEYLVQESNTFLNKFYDGTLSSMVVNFIEQDKLTKDNIDELKRILDDSLAKAGKKYD, encoded by the coding sequence ATGAATACGATGCCAACTATTTCAGAAGCTGAATACCAGGTCATGAAAATTATATGGGCAAATGCACCCATTAGTACCAATGAAGTGATCGAAAAGCTAGTGGACACCAGTACATGGAGTCCTAAAACGATACAAACACTGCTCTCTAGATTGGTAAAAAAAAGAGTGTTGGATTATAAGAAGGATAGTAGGATATTTGTCTATACGCCTTTGGTGAAAGAAGAAGAATACTTAGTTCAGGAAAGCAATACTTTTCTGAATAAATTTTATGATGGAACGCTAAGCTCTATGGTAGTTAATTTTATTGAACAAGATAAATTAACGAAAGATAATATTGATGAACTGAAAAGAATTTTAGATGATAGCCTAGCGAAGGCAGGAAAGAAGTATGATTGA